One window from the genome of Cyclobacterium amurskyense encodes:
- a CDS encoding carbohydrate-binding family 9-like protein, which yields MKESNSPVSEYIVKSVDKPITIDGNWDKPEWQEVEAASIALHMGPEPEKFIPKTQVKLRYDKDNIYGIFKVEDNYVRCLVQEVNGAVSKDSCVEFFFAPDSDEPLKYFNLEINCSGVPLFHYVTVPRKEFKVLKPEEIKQIEIAHTMPDKVDPEITQPVTWYIEFKVPLAVLKKHRNITNPAPGVTWKANFYKVAAKTSNPHYYTWNEVINPRPDFHLPKYFGKITFQ from the coding sequence ATGAAAGAAAGCAACTCCCCTGTTTCTGAGTATATTGTGAAATCAGTGGATAAACCAATTACTATCGATGGTAATTGGGATAAACCTGAATGGCAAGAAGTAGAGGCTGCTTCTATCGCACTTCATATGGGGCCAGAACCTGAAAAATTCATTCCTAAAACGCAGGTTAAATTAAGGTATGATAAGGACAATATTTATGGCATATTTAAGGTGGAGGACAATTATGTGAGGTGTTTGGTTCAGGAAGTAAATGGGGCTGTTTCTAAAGATTCTTGTGTGGAATTTTTCTTTGCGCCAGATTCTGATGAACCTTTGAAATATTTTAACCTTGAGATCAATTGCTCTGGAGTACCATTGTTTCATTACGTTACAGTGCCTAGAAAAGAATTCAAGGTTTTGAAACCTGAAGAAATCAAGCAAATAGAAATTGCGCATACCATGCCTGATAAGGTAGACCCTGAAATCACTCAACCAGTTACCTGGTACATTGAATTCAAGGTGCCATTGGCAGTGTTAAAGAAGCATAGAAATATTACCAACCCAGCGCCTGGTGTGACCTGGAAGGCCAATTTTTATAAAGTTGCTGCCAAAACCAGTAATCCCCACTACTATACCTGGAATGAGGTAATTAATCCTCGCCCAGACTTTCACTTACCTAAATATTTCGGAAAAATTACCTTTCAATAA
- a CDS encoding amidohydrolase/deacetylase family metallohydrolase: MKLLRLTFILFMAIVLQVNAQDFDILIKNGHVIDPKNSIDGVMDVAIKDQKIAKVSKNISEKSAKKIIDAKGLIVTPGLIDIHGHHFFGTVAHRDYSNSFSSLPPDGFTFRAGVTTVADAGSPGWKNFQEYKEHVINRSKTRVLVFINIVGDGMSGVSSREQDTTDMNPKMTAMIARQNPEIIGVKIAHYRGHEWGPYKKAVQAGEMAKVPVMVDLGGADPALPLSTLLFDVLRPGDILTHMYGGDHSGHGPKEGTLNAEGKVWPHWFEAQKRGLIFDVGHGGGSFLFRVAVPATQQGFYPNTISTDLHIGSMNAGMKDMLNVVSKMMNLGMSLQEAITASTWKPAQVIQREELGNLSVGAEADVAIFRMHEGQFGFIDSSGAANKGTKKLETELTLRAGRIVWDLNGIGAKIWE; the protein is encoded by the coding sequence ATGAAATTATTAAGGCTTACCTTTATCCTTTTTATGGCCATTGTCTTGCAAGTCAATGCCCAGGATTTTGATATTTTGATCAAAAATGGTCATGTAATCGACCCTAAGAATAGTATTGATGGGGTCATGGATGTTGCAATTAAGGATCAGAAAATTGCAAAAGTTTCCAAAAACATTAGCGAAAAATCTGCTAAAAAAATAATTGATGCCAAAGGATTAATCGTTACTCCCGGCTTAATTGATATTCATGGCCATCACTTTTTCGGAACTGTTGCCCATAGAGATTATAGCAATAGCTTTTCTTCTTTGCCTCCTGATGGTTTCACCTTTAGAGCTGGAGTTACCACTGTTGCAGATGCAGGAAGTCCTGGATGGAAAAATTTTCAGGAATACAAAGAACATGTGATTAATCGATCTAAGACCAGGGTGTTGGTATTTATCAATATTGTTGGAGATGGAATGAGTGGTGTTAGCTCTCGAGAGCAGGACACTACAGACATGAATCCTAAAATGACAGCCATGATAGCGAGACAAAACCCTGAAATTATAGGGGTGAAAATCGCGCATTATAGAGGACATGAATGGGGACCTTACAAAAAAGCTGTACAAGCAGGTGAAATGGCCAAAGTTCCAGTGATGGTAGATTTAGGTGGTGCAGATCCTGCTTTACCACTTTCCACTTTACTATTTGATGTATTGAGACCTGGTGATATTCTTACCCATATGTATGGTGGAGACCACTCCGGACATGGACCCAAAGAAGGCACCTTGAATGCGGAAGGTAAAGTATGGCCTCATTGGTTTGAAGCTCAAAAGAGAGGATTAATATTCGATGTTGGACATGGTGGAGGTTCTTTCTTATTTAGAGTAGCTGTACCTGCAACACAACAAGGTTTTTATCCAAATACCATAAGTACTGACTTGCATATTGGAAGTATGAATGCCGGTATGAAAGACATGTTGAATGTAGTGTCTAAAATGATGAACTTAGGAATGAGTCTTCAAGAGGCCATTACCGCATCTACTTGGAAACCTGCACAGGTTATTCAAAGAGAAGAATTGGGTAACCTTTCTGTAGGAGCCGAGGCTGATGTGGCGATTTTCAGGATGCATGAAGGCCAGTTTGGTTTTATTGATTCTTCTGGAGCGGCCAATAAAGGCACAAAGAAATTGGAAACGGAATTGACGCTTAGAGCAGGAAGAATTGTTTGGGATCTGAATGGAATAGGTGCCAAAATATGGGAATAA
- a CDS encoding RidA family protein: MLKSVVFIFLISLVALPSISNAQQSPEQKLKEMGITLKTPAPFTGSIVKAVRTGNLVFLSGHGPVKPEGGMVTGKLGTELTITEGRAAAKLVGIDLLTSLKAEIGDLSKVTRIVKVLGMVNASPDFVDQPKVMNGFSDFMVEVFGEKGRHARSAVGMGSLPGGIALEIEMIVEIED; this comes from the coding sequence ATGCTTAAATCAGTAGTGTTTATATTTCTTATTAGTCTCGTTGCTTTGCCTTCAATATCCAATGCACAGCAAAGTCCTGAGCAAAAGTTAAAAGAAATGGGGATTACTTTGAAAACCCCGGCTCCTTTCACAGGCAGTATTGTAAAAGCAGTAAGGACTGGTAATTTGGTATTCCTTTCTGGACATGGTCCAGTTAAACCAGAAGGTGGAATGGTAACAGGGAAGCTAGGAACAGAATTGACGATTACAGAAGGTAGAGCAGCGGCCAAGTTGGTAGGTATTGATTTACTTACCTCCCTTAAAGCTGAAATTGGAGATTTAAGTAAAGTTACAAGAATTGTAAAGGTTCTTGGAATGGTGAATGCTAGTCCCGATTTTGTGGATCAACCTAAAGTAATGAATGGTTTTTCTGATTTTATGGTCGAAGTATTCGGAGAAAAAGGAAGGCATGCCAGGTCGGCTGTAGGTATGGGTTCATTGCCAGGGGGCATTGCTTTGGAAATTGAAATGATTGTTGAAATCGAAGACTAG
- a CDS encoding aminotransferase class V-fold PLP-dependent enzyme, whose product MLSRRKLLKRLGTLPLVGGALGAGIPLSSAQGETLAAAPKRNVIKELGLRSFVNAAGTYTAMTASLMPDEVMQTINFSSDHYIMLDEVQDKVGEKIAELCHAEYATVTAGCWSAMVLGTAGVLTGKDRKKISQLPDLTGMKSQVIVQKSHNTGYVHALTNTGVEIVEVETAADVDRAVNDKTAMMWFLNYQGPAGKIKHEEWVALAKKHGLPTMIDMAADVPPVENLWKYNDLGFDLVCVSGGKAIRGPQSAGILMGRRDLIEAARLSAPPRGGTIGRGMKVNKEEILGMYVALDTYIKKDHDKEWKEWEDKIAHISDAVSGIESVSTDVSVPEVANHTPYLQIGWDPNIIKLDQGELRKRLREGSPSIEVISGGDNAVKLTVFMLRPKEEKIVAKRIAEELQKAKV is encoded by the coding sequence ATGTTAAGTAGAAGAAAATTATTAAAAAGATTAGGTACCCTTCCTCTTGTAGGAGGAGCACTTGGCGCAGGCATTCCACTATCTTCAGCTCAGGGAGAAACATTGGCGGCCGCTCCTAAAAGGAATGTTATCAAAGAGTTAGGGCTTAGAAGTTTTGTTAATGCTGCAGGCACTTATACTGCGATGACAGCTTCACTGATGCCGGATGAAGTGATGCAAACCATTAACTTTTCCTCAGATCATTATATAATGCTAGATGAGGTTCAGGATAAGGTAGGAGAAAAAATTGCTGAGCTTTGTCATGCAGAATATGCTACAGTTACAGCAGGATGCTGGTCAGCTATGGTTTTGGGTACCGCTGGTGTGCTTACTGGAAAAGACAGAAAAAAAATTAGTCAACTTCCTGATTTAACAGGAATGAAATCTCAGGTAATTGTTCAAAAATCGCATAACACAGGTTATGTTCATGCCCTAACCAACACGGGCGTTGAGATTGTTGAGGTAGAAACTGCCGCTGATGTAGATCGAGCAGTAAATGACAAAACCGCAATGATGTGGTTCTTAAATTATCAAGGCCCGGCAGGAAAGATTAAGCATGAGGAGTGGGTTGCTTTGGCTAAAAAGCATGGCCTCCCTACCATGATTGATATGGCTGCAGATGTTCCTCCTGTTGAGAATTTATGGAAATACAATGATTTAGGTTTCGACTTGGTTTGTGTTTCAGGAGGAAAAGCCATTAGAGGACCACAAAGTGCCGGAATTCTAATGGGACGAAGAGATCTTATAGAAGCGGCTAGATTAAGTGCGCCACCAAGAGGGGGTACCATTGGTCGTGGAATGAAAGTAAATAAAGAGGAAATCCTTGGCATGTATGTGGCACTTGATACTTATATCAAGAAAGATCATGACAAAGAATGGAAAGAATGGGAAGATAAAATTGCTCATATTTCCGATGCTGTTTCAGGAATTGAAAGTGTAAGTACAGATGTGTCCGTTCCTGAGGTAGCAAACCATACACCTTATTTACAAATTGGTTGGGATCCTAATATAATTAAACTTGATCAAGGAGAATTACGCAAAAGATTGCGTGAAGGAAGTCCTTCTATAGAAGTGATAAGTGGTGGAGATAATGCAGT